The Sulfurihydrogenibium sp. YO3AOP1 genome has a window encoding:
- a CDS encoding SCO family protein produces the protein MKKVLMFILAMMFSISSFAYTLQGSTKNYPKKLTEVENLVNEEGKPTKLYDFKGKVVILYFGFSNCKYVCPTVNAALKQVAEKLNEKGLKGKYQIVFITVDPKRDDPKTLKEYKKTRTLDEFTFLTGKPEDLKKAWDAYGIEVKEVEKATDEHAMHEHMHMHGGQGKMKMITHTPVKTIIIDKNGNMVEEYLGIYLPVDKIVEDVEYLIKQ, from the coding sequence ATGAAGAAGGTTTTGATGTTTATTTTAGCTATGATGTTTAGCATTTCTTCCTTTGCTTATACATTGCAAGGTAGCACAAAAAACTATCCAAAGAAGTTGACTGAAGTTGAAAATCTTGTTAACGAAGAAGGCAAACCTACAAAACTATATGATTTTAAAGGAAAGGTTGTTATTTTGTACTTTGGCTTTTCTAATTGTAAATATGTTTGTCCAACAGTAAATGCAGCGTTAAAACAGGTTGCAGAAAAGTTAAATGAAAAAGGTTTGAAAGGTAAGTATCAAATTGTATTTATTACAGTAGACCCAAAAAGAGATGACCCTAAAACATTAAAAGAATATAAAAAGACAAGGACATTGGATGAATTTACTTTTTTAACCGGTAAACCAGAAGACCTAAAGAAAGCTTGGGACGCTTACGGAATCGAAGTAAAAGAAGTTGAAAAAGCTACTGATGAACATGCGATGCACGAACATATGCACATGCACGGTGGACAAGGTAAAATGAAAATGATAACTCATACACCGGTTAAGACAATCATCATAGATAAAAATGGTAATATGGTTGAGGAATATTTAGGAATTTATTTACCAGTTGATAAAATTGTTGAAGATGTTGAATATTTAATTAAACAATAA
- a CDS encoding phosphate-starvation-inducible PsiE family protein yields MIRKLLIASLSESGEKKAIELAAYSFVILVLGIVYWLIKKNKQQEI; encoded by the coding sequence ATGATTAGAAAACTTTTAATTGCTTCTTTATCAGAAAGTGGAGAAAAGAAAGCCATAGAGCTTGCAGCTTACAGCTTTGTTATTTTGGTTCTTGGCATAGTCTATTGGCTTATAAAGAAAAATAAACAGCAAGAAATTTAG
- a CDS encoding agmatine deiminase family protein has protein sequence MRKLCMPPEWSKHKGTWLSYPHNPDTFFEKIDNVRDKYTDMVKLLSECEEVHINVNDEEMEDDVLSRLKDKKANLNNVFIHRFPTNDAWCRDHGAIFVLDRNENKLVALDFKFNAWGGKYPYELDNELPKKMAEYLNVERIEIDMVLEGGSIDVNGNGLLLTTESCLLNPNRNPNMSKEEIEENLKYYFGVEKILWLKEGIVGDDTDGHIDDITRFINENTVITVVEENPNDENYPILKENYEMLKTFTDIKGNKLNIITLPMPDPVYYKGDRLPASYANFYISNKYVIVPIFNCDKDKIALEIIQSVFPDRMVVGIDASDIVVGLGTFHCLTQQIPYV, from the coding sequence ATAAAGGAACTTGGTTATCTTATCCACATAACCCCGACACATTTTTTGAGAAAATAGATAACGTAAGAGATAAATACACAGATATGGTAAAGCTTTTGTCCGAATGTGAAGAAGTTCATATAAATGTAAATGACGAAGAAATGGAAGATGATGTACTATCAAGATTAAAAGATAAAAAAGCAAATTTAAACAATGTGTTCATACACAGATTCCCTACTAACGACGCATGGTGTAGAGACCATGGAGCTATTTTCGTTTTAGATAGAAATGAAAACAAACTTGTTGCGCTTGATTTTAAGTTTAATGCTTGGGGTGGAAAATATCCATATGAATTAGACAATGAACTCCCTAAGAAAATGGCTGAATATCTAAATGTTGAAAGAATAGAAATAGATATGGTTTTAGAAGGTGGCTCCATTGATGTAAACGGAAATGGCTTACTGCTTACTACCGAATCTTGTCTTTTAAATCCAAATAGAAATCCAAACATGTCAAAAGAAGAGATTGAAGAAAATTTAAAGTATTACTTTGGCGTTGAAAAAATACTATGGCTTAAAGAAGGTATAGTTGGTGATGATACTGACGGGCATATAGACGATATAACGAGATTTATAAATGAAAATACTGTAATAACTGTAGTTGAAGAGAATCCAAATGATGAAAACTATCCTATTTTAAAAGAAAATTACGAAATGCTAAAAACATTTACAGATATAAAAGGAAACAAATTAAACATAATCACGCTACCAATGCCAGACCCTGTTTATTACAAAGGAGATAGACTCCCGGCAAGCTATGCCAATTTTTATATATCAAATAAATATGTTATTGTTCCAATCTTTAACTGCGATAAAGATAAAATAGCTTTAGAAATAATACAATCAGTTTTTCCAGACAGAATGGTTGTTGGAATAGATGCTTCTGATATAGTCGTTGGACTTGGCACGTTTCATTGCTTGACTCAACAGATTCCATATGTGTAA
- a CDS encoding DNA methyltransferase has protein sequence MKHGFIFACTTKSERELLDNLIFATNKTYAHKVFAVKEGDFVFLYNLDTDVLWGTFIAKSEGIYDPSLSLFDGKYPYYVKVEPIGQLKSVGNLKKTLAKLGVSWRDIFTEKGVKVLNLILDGKQYTLDPCKKSELIDEFYRPPIFSTTLWDYPKQSYGDTPKGNNKYAGVTPAFIIYNLIYRYTYPGDLVCDPMAGSGTTIDVCKEERRRVVAFDIVPTRSDIIQADARNIPLEDNSVDMVFIDSPYGDNIRYNDHPLNIGHIPASEERFYDELEKVMIECHRILKDGKILAWLIGDQWAKGVYIPVGFKVYERLVKHFEPVDVICVARKNQYSNTPFWHSKALQHNFYLRGFKHLIIVRKSDKKRIPKDLKVNWKYYERAKKKD, from the coding sequence TTGAAGCATGGATTTATATTTGCATGTACTACAAAAAGCGAGCGTGAACTGCTGGATAATCTTATTTTTGCAACTAATAAAACTTATGCACACAAAGTTTTTGCAGTAAAGGAAGGCGATTTTGTTTTTTTGTATAATTTGGACACAGATGTATTATGGGGAACATTTATCGCTAAGAGCGAGGGAATATATGATCCTTCTTTAAGTCTTTTCGATGGCAAGTATCCATACTATGTAAAGGTTGAACCAATTGGACAATTAAAAAGTGTAGGAAATTTAAAAAAGACTCTTGCAAAACTCGGAGTCTCTTGGAGAGATATCTTTACAGAAAAGGGGGTAAAAGTTTTAAACTTAATTTTAGATGGTAAACAATATACATTAGACCCTTGCAAGAAATCTGAATTAATAGACGAGTTTTATCGCCCGCCTATATTTTCAACAACGTTATGGGATTATCCAAAGCAAAGCTATGGAGATACGCCAAAAGGAAACAATAAATACGCTGGAGTTACCCCTGCTTTTATCATATATAATTTGATTTATAGATATACTTATCCGGGCGATCTTGTTTGCGATCCAATGGCTGGCTCTGGAACAACCATTGATGTTTGCAAAGAAGAAAGACGTCGTGTAGTTGCTTTCGATATAGTTCCAACAAGGTCAGATATAATCCAAGCTGATGCAAGAAATATTCCATTAGAAGATAACTCTGTGGATATGGTTTTTATTGACTCACCATATGGAGATAATATAAGATACAACGACCACCCTCTGAATATAGGACATATCCCAGCAAGCGAAGAAAGGTTTTATGATGAGCTTGAAAAAGTTATGATTGAGTGTCATAGAATTTTAAAAGATGGAAAAATCCTTGCTTGGCTGATTGGCGATCAGTGGGCTAAAGGTGTATATATTCCTGTTGGTTTTAAAGTTTACGAGAGATTAGTTAAACATTTTGAACCTGTTGATGTTATATGTGTTGCAAGAAAAAATCAATATTCAAACACACCTTTCTGGCATAGTAAAGCATTACAACATAATTTCTATTTAAGGGGATTTAAACATCTTATAATAGTTAGAAAGTCAGATAAAAAAAGAATTCCAAAAGACTTAAAGGTAAATTGGAAATATTATGAAAGAGCGAAGAAAAAAGATTGA
- a CDS encoding BsaWI family type II restriction enzyme yields the protein MKERRKKIEHIGKYITEQIKIRGVAALSEILKEAKSMYEESLRGIVKDIEQSWKPFKGNMLEKVILELISEEVKKLNLNVIFGKHLEKKDSNLNECLGNVKRSILIDYGEFGMHLPDVDLIIYDPKNCKALAIISSKTTLRERIAQTGYWKLKLQSSPVTKNIKVLFITLDEDGDLVVKKPAKKGRAIAETDTDGTFVITTQPIEESEKVKNMENFAEVLHILIYKNKKDV from the coding sequence ATGAAAGAGCGAAGAAAAAAGATTGAACATATTGGGAAATATATAACGGAACAAATCAAGATAAGAGGTGTAGCAGCTTTATCAGAAATCCTAAAAGAAGCAAAAAGCATGTATGAAGAGAGTTTAAGAGGAATTGTAAAAGATATAGAACAATCTTGGAAACCTTTTAAAGGTAATATGTTAGAAAAAGTTATTTTAGAACTGATAAGTGAGGAAGTAAAGAAATTAAACTTAAATGTTATATTTGGGAAACATTTAGAGAAAAAGGATTCAAATTTAAACGAATGTTTAGGAAATGTAAAAAGAAGTATTCTTATTGATTATGGTGAATTTGGAATGCATTTACCAGATGTTGATTTGATAATATATGATCCTAAAAACTGTAAAGCTTTGGCTATAATTTCTTCAAAGACAACTTTAAGAGAACGTATAGCACAAACAGGATATTGGAAGTTAAAACTTCAAAGTAGCCCTGTAACAAAGAATATAAAAGTACTTTTCATAACTTTGGATGAGGATGGCGATCTCGTTGTTAAGAAACCAGCTAAAAAGGGGCGAGCTATTGCTGAAACAGACACTGACGGTACATTTGTTATAACAACACAACCAATAGAAGAAAGTGAAAAAGTAAAGAATATGGAAAATTTTGCAGAAGTGCTTCATATCTTGATTTATAAAAACAAAAAAGATGTATAA
- a CDS encoding protoglobin domain-containing protein: MIENIEQIKKDFDFTQEDVERIKKLKPILEKYPDEFISRFYFFISRFPDYNQFLKNEDIIKRHKSKLKNWFLDLFNGNYDESYFSKLYKIGEVHVKIGLPTHYVNAAFNFVRRFIIEKIDIEIQDKNERNLYVTSIGKLLDINLDVLTLAYREEELIKYGALSKYVKILLIFARRFSEIIDFFILGALVVVALFVFVLFGFDIYKVLFNIIPFEEGIVTLLGSLLILWAVAELMNEEIKHFKGAGFAITVFCKYCFSCND, from the coding sequence ATGATAGAAAACATAGAACAGATAAAGAAAGATTTTGATTTTACCCAAGAAGACGTAGAAAGAATAAAGAAGCTAAAACCAATTTTAGAAAAATACCCGGATGAATTTATAAGTAGATTCTATTTTTTTATCTCCAGATTTCCTGATTACAATCAATTTTTAAAAAACGAAGACATAATTAAAAGACATAAATCAAAGCTAAAAAATTGGTTTTTGGATCTATTTAATGGAAATTATGATGAAAGCTACTTTTCAAAGCTATATAAAATTGGAGAAGTTCACGTAAAAATAGGGCTTCCAACCCATTACGTTAATGCTGCATTTAATTTTGTAAGAAGGTTTATCATAGAAAAAATAGATATAGAAATTCAAGATAAAAATGAAAGAAATCTTTATGTTACATCTATTGGAAAGCTTCTTGATATAAATCTTGACGTTTTGACGTTAGCTTACAGAGAGGAAGAGTTAATTAAGTATGGAGCTTTGTCTAAATATGTGAAAATTTTACTTATTTTTGCAAGAAGATTTTCTGAAATTATTGATTTTTTTATACTTGGTGCATTGGTCGTAGTTGCTTTATTTGTATTTGTTTTATTTGGGTTTGATATCTATAAAGTTTTATTTAACATAATTCCTTTTGAAGAGGGGATAGTTACTTTACTTGGTAGTTTACTTATACTTTGGGCTGTAGCGGAATTAATGAACGAAGAAATAAAGCACTTTAAAGGTGCAGGGTTTGCAATAACGGTTTTTTGTAAGTATTGCTTTAGCTGCAATGATTAG